CTACGATTGAATATTGACTACATGGTACATGAAGACTATGCCTACTATTCTTATCAAGACCATTATCACTTTGGCGATATTATGGTCATGCACTCTGTAGACCTCTCCAAAGGCGTATTGTTGGAGTTAAAAGGAAAAGGTTGTCGCCAGTTTGAGAATTTTCTATTGGCACAACATAGAAGTTGGTACAACTTCTTTCAAGATTGTATCAAAGCAGAAGGTGTGATAAAGCGACTAGATTTAGCCATCAATGATAAAACAGGAATTTTAAAAATTGCCGAATTGGCTCATAAGTGTGATGAAGAAGAATGTATCTCTGTCTTTCGTAACTTTAAAAACTATAAAAGTGGCGAATTAAAACGACGCAATGAAAAGCAAGATATAGGAAATACCCTTTATATCGGTTCGCTAAAAAGTGACGTTTATTTTTGCATTTATGAAAAGGATTATGATCAATACATCAAGAATGGCATACCTATTGAGGAAGCAGAAATCAAGAATCGTTTTGAAATTCGCTTAAAGAATGAACGGGCGGAAATTGCATTGGAAGATTTATTACAAAATCGGAATCCACAGCGAACCGCTTTTGGTATCATAAATCGCTACATTCTCTTTACCGATAAAGAAGATGGAAAATGTCGCAGTGATTGGAAAATCAATTATAGATGGAAGTCTTTTATTGGTAACAATCGTAGAGAACTTCGATTAACCACCGAACCAGAACCTTATGACTTTAAAAGAACCTTGAACTGGTTACGTCATCAAGTCGCCCCTACGCTCAAGATTGCCACTATTCTTGATACCGTCAATGACACTGATGTGGTGGAGATGATGATTCGTGAAGCCAGCTTGACTGATCGTCACGAAAAAATCTTGGAACAACAGCTCTACACCTCTGAGGATATTATCTTATGAGCGAGCTAACCCATACACTCAAGGAACTTGGTTTCTATTGTGGCATTAAGCAGGAACTTTATTTACAAGATACAGGACAATACACGTCTCTCATTATTGAAGGCATACAAAAAGGAAGTGATATTTTATACGATTTCTATAAGCAAACATTTTACCCACGTTACCCTAATAGCGTGACTGTCTATGGTGAACAAATGACAGAACAAGAATTAGTGGAACGTGTGAAACGTTATTTACTTAACCGAAGAATTTATCTACAAGAAAGGAATGATAATTTATGAACTTTGGACAAAATTTGTATAACTGGTTTTTAAGCAATGCGCAATCGTTGGTGTTACTGGCTATTGTGGTGATTGGACTTTATTTGGGATTCAAACGTGAATTCTCAAAACTGATTGGCTTTTTGATTGTGGCACTGATTGCTGTTGGTTTAGTCTTCAATGCTGGCGGTGTAAAAGATGTGCTTCTTAATCTCTTCAATCGCTTGATTGGTAGTTAG
The DNA window shown above is from Enterococcus sp. 12C11_DIV0727 and carries:
- the mobT gene encoding MobT family relaxase, with the translated sequence MRLEKELSWEESFREKRDKYGVSQNRIATDVGISREHLNRIENGKLIAPDSLKKKLSHELNAYNPDLPLELIFDYVRIRFPTDDVVKVIQEILRLNIDYMVHEDYAYYSYQDHYHFGDIMVMHSVDLSKGVLLELKGKGCRQFENFLLAQHRSWYNFFQDCIKAEGVIKRLDLAINDKTGILKIAELAHKCDEEECISVFRNFKNYKSGELKRRNEKQDIGNTLYIGSLKSDVYFCIYEKDYDQYIKNGIPIEEAEIKNRFEIRLKNERAEIALEDLLQNRNPQRTAFGIINRYILFTDKEDGKCRSDWKINYRWKSFIGNNRRELRLTTEPEPYDFKRTLNWLRHQVAPTLKIATILDTVNDTDVVEMMIREASLTDRHEKILEQQLYTSEDIIL